The following proteins are encoded in a genomic region of Amycolatopsis sulphurea:
- a CDS encoding PucR family transcriptional regulator has product MYPTIAEVLALPALRGGNPRVVAGNTGLDRPVRWAHVAEIAEIAPLLRGGELVLTTGVALPDDGASLARYAADLAQVGAAGVIVELVRHWNDRLPRALVTAAEECGLPLITLSRETRYVAVTEAVNGMIVDAQVAELRAAERVHETFTSLTVSGAEPEIVLREVARLTEHPVVLETLDHEVLAYDAAGSDPGELLTGWPGRSRVVQVGERTGYHPGSGWLVTVVGARGHDWGRLIVVCTESPEAPPHRHRVVAERAASALAVYRLVARDSETLERHAHRAVLTELIASPTPSAEILARASALAVPLTARRLVGVAVRPRIAATAQQSLSTPPLLRELSEAIALAARRAKVSALVATDDMAVRALLSLSPEAHVDAVLSRLAADIHDARASAPAVVGVGTVVTTPAEAHRTLVEAAQVAAAALDEGAEGPFHRLKDVRLRGLLHLLAGDERVSAFAARELEPLLQRDAASGSRLVSALRHYCEQGGNKSAAAAAAHTSRTAYYQQLARIEQVLGVRLEDPESMLSLYVALLAHDLTTATRPREKSHREEGHS; this is encoded by the coding sequence ATGTACCCGACGATCGCCGAGGTGCTCGCGCTGCCCGCACTCCGAGGCGGCAACCCGCGCGTGGTTGCCGGCAACACCGGGCTGGACCGTCCGGTGCGCTGGGCGCACGTGGCGGAGATCGCCGAGATCGCGCCGCTGCTGCGTGGCGGCGAGCTGGTGCTGACCACCGGGGTCGCGCTGCCCGACGACGGCGCGTCTCTGGCCCGTTACGCCGCCGACCTCGCCCAAGTCGGCGCTGCGGGGGTGATCGTGGAGCTGGTGCGGCATTGGAACGACCGGCTGCCGCGCGCCCTGGTCACCGCCGCCGAAGAGTGCGGTCTGCCACTGATCACGCTCTCCCGCGAGACGCGCTACGTCGCGGTGACCGAGGCCGTCAACGGGATGATCGTCGACGCCCAGGTCGCCGAACTGCGCGCGGCGGAACGAGTGCACGAAACGTTCACTTCGCTCACCGTCTCGGGTGCCGAGCCTGAGATCGTGCTACGCGAGGTGGCGCGGCTGACGGAGCACCCGGTCGTCCTGGAGACGCTCGACCACGAAGTCCTCGCCTACGACGCCGCCGGCTCCGACCCGGGTGAACTGCTGACCGGATGGCCCGGCCGTTCACGCGTCGTGCAGGTCGGCGAGCGCACTGGCTACCACCCGGGCTCAGGCTGGCTGGTGACCGTGGTCGGGGCGCGCGGGCACGACTGGGGACGGCTGATCGTCGTGTGCACGGAAAGCCCCGAAGCACCTCCTCACCGGCACCGTGTAGTCGCCGAACGGGCGGCGTCGGCGCTGGCCGTGTACAGACTCGTCGCAAGGGATTCCGAGACACTCGAACGGCATGCGCACCGCGCGGTCCTGACGGAGCTGATCGCTTCGCCGACGCCGTCTGCGGAAATCCTCGCACGTGCGTCTGCGCTCGCCGTGCCGTTGACCGCGCGACGGTTAGTCGGAGTGGCCGTACGTCCGCGGATCGCTGCCACAGCACAGCAATCGCTCTCTACGCCGCCTTTGCTGCGTGAGCTGTCCGAAGCGATCGCGCTGGCCGCGCGGCGGGCGAAGGTGTCCGCGCTCGTGGCAACGGACGACATGGCTGTACGCGCACTGTTGTCGCTGTCCCCCGAAGCCCACGTCGACGCTGTATTGAGCCGCTTGGCCGCCGACATCCACGACGCTCGGGCCAGCGCCCCCGCAGTGGTCGGCGTCGGCACCGTCGTGACAACGCCTGCGGAAGCACATCGCACGTTGGTGGAGGCTGCGCAGGTCGCCGCAGCGGCTCTCGACGAAGGCGCCGAAGGGCCGTTTCACCGGCTCAAAGACGTACGGCTGCGCGGGCTGCTGCACCTGTTGGCGGGCGACGAGCGAGTCAGCGCCTTCGCCGCGCGCGAGCTGGAACCACTGCTACAGCGCGACGCAGCCTCCGGTAGCCGGCTGGTCTCGGCGTTGCGGCATTACTGCGAGCAGGGCGGCAACAAGTCCGCCGCCGCAGCCGCCGCGCATACGTCGCGTACGGCGTACTACCAGCAGCTGGCCCGGATCGAACAGGTACTCGGAGTGCGACTGG
- a CDS encoding CoA-acylating methylmalonate-semialdehyde dehydrogenase: MTDRISHWIDGKPVPGTAGRTGDVFDPATGQVRAQVDFAGDAEVARAVAAASAALPGWRGTSLAGRTRVLFKVRELLQARKDELAKIITSEHGKVESDAAGEIARGIENVEYACGAAQLLKGGFSENASTNVDVYSMAQPLGVVGVISPFNFPAMVPLWFVPNALACGNTVVLKPSEKDPSAAVFLAEVFAEAGLPDGAFNVLHGDKVAVDGLLEHPDVKAISFVGSTPIARYVYETGTRNGKRVQALGGAKNHMVVLPDADLDQAADAAVSAGFGSAGERCMAVSVVVAVDPIGDELVAKIAERMHGLRVGDGRDPASEMGPLVTRAHHARVSSYVDAGVAEGAELVVDGRDVRAAGGEGGFWLGPTLFDRVRPDMSVYTDEIFGPVLSVARTAGFDDALALIAANPYGNGTAIFTGDGRAARRFQSEVEVGMVGVNVPIPVPVGYYSFGGWKDSLFGDSHAYGPEGFHFFTRTKVVTSRWPDTSHTGINLGFPKNS, encoded by the coding sequence GTGACCGACCGCATCAGCCACTGGATCGACGGAAAGCCGGTGCCGGGCACGGCCGGGCGCACCGGCGACGTGTTCGACCCGGCGACCGGGCAGGTCCGCGCGCAGGTGGACTTCGCAGGGGACGCGGAGGTGGCGCGGGCGGTGGCCGCCGCCTCGGCCGCGCTGCCGGGCTGGCGGGGAACCTCGCTGGCCGGGCGGACCCGGGTGCTGTTCAAGGTCCGCGAGCTGCTGCAGGCCCGCAAGGACGAGCTGGCCAAGATCATCACCAGCGAGCACGGCAAGGTCGAGTCCGACGCGGCGGGGGAGATCGCCCGCGGGATCGAGAACGTCGAGTACGCGTGTGGCGCCGCGCAGCTGCTCAAGGGCGGCTTCAGCGAGAACGCTTCGACCAATGTGGACGTCTACTCGATGGCGCAGCCCCTCGGCGTGGTCGGGGTGATCTCGCCGTTCAACTTCCCGGCGATGGTGCCGCTGTGGTTCGTGCCGAACGCGCTGGCGTGCGGGAACACCGTGGTGCTCAAGCCGAGTGAGAAGGACCCGTCGGCGGCGGTGTTCCTGGCCGAGGTGTTCGCCGAGGCCGGGTTGCCGGACGGGGCGTTCAACGTGCTGCACGGCGACAAGGTCGCGGTGGACGGCCTGCTGGAACACCCGGACGTGAAGGCGATCTCCTTCGTCGGGTCCACGCCGATCGCGCGCTACGTCTACGAAACCGGCACCCGCAACGGCAAGCGGGTACAGGCCCTCGGCGGCGCGAAGAACCACATGGTCGTGCTGCCCGACGCCGACCTCGATCAGGCCGCGGACGCCGCGGTCTCGGCCGGATTCGGCTCGGCGGGCGAACGGTGCATGGCGGTGTCGGTGGTGGTCGCGGTCGACCCGATCGGCGACGAGCTCGTCGCGAAGATCGCCGAACGGATGCACGGTCTGCGTGTCGGTGACGGCCGTGATCCCGCCTCCGAAATGGGGCCGCTGGTCACCCGCGCGCACCACGCGCGGGTTTCGTCCTATGTGGACGCTGGAGTGGCCGAGGGTGCGGAGCTGGTCGTCGACGGCCGGGACGTGCGGGCCGCGGGTGGGGAGGGCGGCTTCTGGCTCGGCCCGACCCTGTTCGACCGCGTCCGCCCGGACATGTCGGTCTACACCGACGAGATCTTCGGCCCGGTCCTGTCCGTCGCCCGCACCGCCGGCTTCGACGACGCGCTGGCACTGATCGCCGCCAACCCGTACGGCAACGGCACCGCGATCTTCACCGGCGACGGCCGCGCCGCCCGCCGATTCCAGAGCGAGGTCGAGGTCGGCATGGTCGGCGTCAACGTGCCGATCCCGGTCCCGGTCGGCTACTACTCCTTCGGCGGCTGGAAGGACTCCCTGTTCGGCGACAGCCACGCCTACGGCCCGGAGGGATTCCACTTCTTCACCCGTACGAAGGTGGTCACCTCCCGCTGGCCCGACACCTCGCACACGGGGATCAACCTGGGCTTCCCGAAGAACTCCTGA
- a CDS encoding YbaB/EbfC family nucleoid-associated protein gives MDAQESEIGRRAAEAQERLKHVAATASSTDGAVALTVNTAGALQKLYFGASADEMPRAAAAATARRAQVRAAERLSDIMAPVIGEHSGR, from the coding sequence ATGGACGCACAGGAATCCGAAATCGGGCGGCGCGCCGCGGAAGCGCAGGAACGCCTCAAACACGTCGCCGCGACCGCGTCGAGCACGGACGGCGCGGTCGCCCTCACCGTGAACACCGCCGGTGCGCTGCAGAAACTCTACTTCGGCGCGTCCGCGGACGAGATGCCGCGCGCCGCAGCGGCCGCCACCGCACGCCGTGCGCAGGTCCGGGCGGCCGAGCGGCTCAGCGACATCATGGCGCCGGTCATCGGCGAGCACAGCGGGCGATGA
- the hrcA gene encoding heat-inducible transcriptional repressor HrcA translates to MANTDERRFDVLRAIVADYVSNQEPVASKSIVERHNLGVSSATVRNDMAVLEEEGYIAQPHTSAGRVPTDKGYRLFVDRLSEVKPLSGAERRAITSFLDSGTDLDDVLRRSVRLLAQLTRQVAVVQYPMLTNTVVRHLEIVPLTPARLMLVLITDSGRVDQRTVDLGDVITEEAVLRLRTVLNGALAGRRLTDAAVNVADLPEGAPAELRDSLIRICTALVETLAEHPEERIVLGGTANLTRNVADFPGSLRQVLEALEEQVVVLKLLAAARNPGAVTVSIGEENEDEQMRSTSVVSIGYGRDDMLLGGMGVVGPTRMDYPGTIAAVRAVANYVGQILSGR, encoded by the coding sequence GTGGCGAACACCGATGAACGACGCTTCGACGTGCTGCGTGCGATCGTCGCCGACTACGTCTCCAACCAGGAGCCGGTCGCGTCGAAGTCGATCGTCGAGCGGCACAACCTCGGGGTGTCCAGCGCGACCGTGCGCAACGACATGGCGGTGCTGGAGGAGGAGGGCTACATCGCCCAGCCGCACACCAGCGCCGGGCGGGTCCCCACGGATAAGGGCTACCGGCTGTTCGTCGACCGGTTGTCCGAGGTCAAGCCGCTCTCGGGGGCCGAGCGGCGGGCCATCACCAGTTTCCTGGACTCCGGCACCGACCTCGACGACGTGCTGCGCCGCTCGGTGCGGCTGCTCGCGCAGCTCACCCGGCAGGTCGCGGTGGTGCAGTACCCGATGCTGACCAACACCGTGGTGCGCCACCTGGAGATCGTCCCGCTCACCCCAGCCCGGCTGATGCTCGTGCTGATCACCGATTCCGGCCGGGTCGACCAGCGCACCGTCGACCTCGGCGACGTGATCACCGAGGAGGCCGTGCTGCGGCTGCGCACGGTGCTCAATGGCGCGCTCGCCGGGCGGCGGCTCACCGACGCCGCGGTCAACGTGGCCGACCTGCCCGAAGGGGCGCCCGCGGAGCTGCGCGACTCGTTGATCCGGATCTGCACGGCGCTGGTGGAGACCCTGGCCGAGCACCCGGAGGAGCGGATCGTGCTCGGCGGCACCGCGAACCTCACCCGCAACGTCGCGGACTTCCCGGGTTCGCTGCGCCAGGTGCTGGAGGCACTCGAGGAACAGGTCGTGGTGCTCAAGCTGCTCGCGGCGGCACGCAACCCCGGTGCGGTCACCGTGAGCATCGGCGAGGAAAATGAGGACGAGCAGATGCGCAGCACCTCGGTCGTGTCGATCGGCTACGGCCGGGACGACATGCTGCTCGGGGGGATGGGCGTCGTCGGGCCGACCAGGATGGACTACCCCGGCACCATCGCGGCGGTCCGCGCGGTCGCCAACTACGTGGGGCAGATCCTGTCCGGCCGCTGA
- the dnaJ gene encoding molecular chaperone DnaJ: protein MARDYYGILGVAKNASDQEIKRAYRKLARELHPDVNPSEDAQHRFGEVTTAYEVLSDPQKRKIVDLGGDPMDSGARGGGGGDPFAGFGGLGDIMDAFFGAAGGGGGRGRGPRSRVQPGSDALIRLGLTLEECALGVDREIAVDTAVVCDLCRGAGAADGTGTKTCDTCGGAGEVQSVQRSFLGQVVTARVCPVCRGFGEVIPDPCRQCGGDGRVRARRNVTAKIPPGVGDGMRIRLSGQGEVGPGGGPAGDLYVEIDETPHEVFVREGNELHCNFRIPVTTAALGATVPIATLVDGDYELDIEPGTQPATELVLTGKGMPRLRSSGRVDGRGDLHVHIDVVVPTKLDEAQRELLVELARTRGEEVPTLAANGRHGGLFSKLRAKNR, encoded by the coding sequence GTGGCGAGGGACTACTACGGGATCCTCGGGGTGGCCAAGAACGCGAGCGATCAGGAGATCAAGCGCGCGTACCGCAAGCTGGCCCGTGAGCTGCACCCGGACGTGAACCCGTCGGAGGACGCCCAGCACCGTTTCGGCGAGGTCACCACCGCCTACGAGGTGCTCTCCGACCCGCAGAAGCGCAAGATCGTCGACCTCGGCGGCGATCCGATGGACTCCGGCGCGCGCGGGGGAGGGGGCGGCGATCCGTTCGCCGGGTTCGGCGGGCTCGGCGACATCATGGACGCCTTCTTCGGCGCCGCGGGCGGCGGCGGTGGTCGCGGGCGTGGTCCCCGCAGCCGCGTGCAGCCCGGTTCCGACGCGCTGATCCGGCTCGGGCTGACCCTCGAGGAGTGCGCCCTCGGCGTGGACCGCGAGATCGCCGTGGACACCGCGGTGGTCTGCGACCTGTGCCGCGGCGCGGGCGCCGCCGACGGCACCGGCACCAAGACCTGCGACACCTGCGGCGGTGCCGGCGAGGTGCAGTCGGTGCAGCGGTCCTTCCTCGGCCAGGTCGTCACCGCCCGGGTGTGCCCGGTGTGCCGCGGCTTCGGCGAGGTCATCCCGGACCCATGCCGCCAGTGCGGCGGCGACGGGCGGGTCCGGGCCCGGCGCAACGTCACCGCGAAGATCCCGCCGGGCGTGGGCGACGGAATGCGGATCCGGCTGTCCGGACAGGGCGAGGTCGGGCCCGGCGGCGGCCCGGCGGGCGACCTGTACGTGGAGATCGACGAGACCCCGCACGAGGTGTTCGTCCGCGAAGGCAACGAGCTGCACTGCAACTTCCGCATCCCGGTGACCACCGCGGCGCTCGGCGCGACGGTGCCCATCGCCACGCTGGTCGACGGCGACTACGAGCTGGACATCGAACCGGGCACCCAGCCGGCCACCGAACTCGTGCTCACCGGCAAGGGCATGCCCCGGCTGCGCTCGTCGGGCCGCGTCGACGGCCGCGGCGACCTGCACGTGCACATCGACGTCGTGGTGCCCACCAAACTCGACGAAGCCCAGCGCGAGCTGCTCGTCGAGCTGGCCCGCACCCGCGGTGAGGAAGTGCCCACGCTCGCTGCCAACGGCCGGCACGGCGGGCTGTTCTCCAAGCTGCGCGCCAAGAATCGCTGA
- a CDS encoding 16S rRNA (uracil(1498)-N(3))-methyltransferase, which translates to MPDTTLPVFLAPDVPASGTTLLEGEEARHAATVRRLRTGEQLVLSDGAGAMARCAVAAVQSGRDAALTLTVLEHWTEQPPALRVHVAQALAKGDRGELAVELATEAGADAVVPWRAARSVARWDDGPRGGKALGRWRATARSAAKQARRAHLPAVAEPVSTAELAELAATMSATYVLESAAGAQLTAQTLPAGGDLLLIVGPEGGITDGELTTLEAAGATPVRLGHTVLRTSTAAAVALGALGALTTRWH; encoded by the coding sequence GTGCCGGACACCACGCTGCCGGTCTTCCTCGCCCCCGACGTCCCGGCGTCGGGCACCACACTGCTCGAAGGGGAGGAAGCCCGGCACGCGGCCACCGTGCGCCGGTTGCGCACGGGGGAGCAGCTCGTGCTGTCCGACGGTGCCGGTGCGATGGCGCGCTGCGCCGTCGCCGCGGTCCAAAGCGGGCGGGATGCCGCACTCACCCTCACCGTGCTCGAACACTGGACCGAGCAACCCCCGGCGCTGCGCGTGCACGTGGCGCAGGCGCTGGCCAAGGGCGACCGCGGGGAGCTGGCCGTCGAGCTGGCCACCGAGGCCGGCGCGGATGCCGTGGTGCCCTGGCGCGCTGCGCGCAGCGTGGCCCGCTGGGACGACGGGCCACGCGGCGGCAAAGCCCTCGGACGCTGGCGTGCCACCGCCCGCTCCGCGGCCAAACAAGCCCGCCGCGCACACCTGCCCGCCGTCGCCGAACCAGTGAGCACCGCCGAACTCGCCGAACTCGCCGCCACCATGTCGGCCACCTACGTCCTCGAATCCGCGGCCGGCGCCCAGCTGACTGCGCAAACCCTGCCGGCAGGCGGCGATCTGCTCCTGATCGTCGGCCCGGAAGGCGGCATCACCGACGGTGAACTCACCACCCTCGAAGCCGCCGGCGCCACCCCCGTCCGGCTCGGCCACACCGTGCTGCGCACCTCCACCGCCGCGGCGGTCGCGCTGGGCGCACTGGGCGCCCTCACCACCCGCTGGCACTGA
- a CDS encoding histidine triad nucleotide-binding protein: MTSADTLFERIIAGEIPSDVVHEDETTFAFRDINPQARVHVLVVPRKRYRNVAELTEADPQLLADLLRSCRRVAEIEGIAESGYRVVFNTNAESGQTVFHVHAHVLGGEQLGLFGRFG; this comes from the coding sequence ATGACTTCTGCGGATACGTTGTTCGAGCGCATTATCGCCGGGGAGATTCCTTCCGACGTGGTGCATGAGGACGAGACCACGTTCGCGTTCCGGGACATCAATCCGCAGGCGCGGGTGCACGTGCTGGTGGTGCCGCGCAAGCGGTATCGCAACGTGGCGGAGCTGACCGAGGCGGATCCGCAGTTGCTGGCCGACCTGCTGCGGTCGTGCCGCCGGGTGGCCGAGATCGAGGGTATCGCCGAGAGCGGTTACCGGGTCGTGTTCAACACCAACGCCGAATCCGGGCAGACCGTGTTCCACGTGCACGCGCACGTGCTGGGCGGCGAGCAGCTGGGGCTGTTCGGGCGCTTCGGGTAG
- the ybeY gene encoding rRNA maturation RNase YbeY, with translation MSIEIANESGVDVDETSIVSAARFALDKMEVSPLAELSVLCVTLDVMEDLHQRWMDLPGPTDVMAFPMDELDSSRRPDAPDASPALLGDIVLCPAFAKDQAKAAGHGLLDELHLLTVHGVLHLLGYDHAEPAEEREMFGLQKRILGEFQAAVAALDARDAQRNMDDRVLGVAGLDTPAPGETP, from the coding sequence ATGAGCATCGAGATCGCCAACGAGTCCGGTGTCGACGTGGACGAGACCTCGATCGTCTCGGCCGCGCGCTTCGCGCTCGACAAGATGGAGGTCAGCCCGCTCGCCGAGCTGTCCGTCCTGTGCGTCACCCTGGACGTGATGGAAGACCTGCACCAGCGCTGGATGGACCTGCCGGGCCCGACCGACGTGATGGCCTTCCCGATGGACGAGCTGGACTCCTCCCGCCGGCCGGACGCGCCGGACGCCTCGCCCGCGCTGCTCGGGGACATCGTGCTGTGCCCGGCCTTCGCGAAGGACCAGGCCAAGGCCGCCGGGCACGGGCTGCTCGACGAGCTGCACCTGCTCACCGTGCACGGGGTCCTGCACCTGCTCGGCTACGACCACGCCGAGCCGGCCGAGGAACGCGAGATGTTCGGGCTGCAGAAGCGCATTCTCGGCGAATTCCAGGCCGCGGTGGCCGCGCTGGACGCCCGCGACGCACAGCGCAACATGGACGACCGCGTGCTCGGCGTCGCCGGGCTCGACACCCCGGCCCCCGGGGAAACGCCCTAA